In Eschrichtius robustus isolate mEscRob2 chromosome 11, mEscRob2.pri, whole genome shotgun sequence, the following proteins share a genomic window:
- the TMEM225 gene encoding transmembrane protein 225, protein MVHVSVRKVQATNMFFSSWVLVFLAVGIIIEEWAELKLEPKKPRISHSPWICCTSVWPEGGLEVVRNMLILVLNLSFLHNLFLGFEFTYMIPQTKHILVMTACLAFLTGILLLCALLLYQQMISQGESVYYSSYKITWIIFTAYLSVFFLIISGFLSLLQHKQSVDSSASLTTMPKSARESQVMEQSGASIKVISLPASTAMPHSIVRVHSAQTKEDAPERPQVQARHVTWAL, encoded by the exons ATGGTGCATGTATCGGTCAGAAAGGTCCAAGCCACCAACATGTTCTTCTCCTCCTGGGTCTTAGTCTTCTTGGCAGTAGGAATCATCATAGAAGAATGGGCTGAACTGAAGTTGGAACCAAAAAAACCTAGGATAAGCCACAGTCCATGGATATGTTGTACTTCTGTTTGGCCAGAAG GTGGCCTGGAAGTGGTTAGGAACATGCTGATTTTGGTCCTCAACCTTTCCTTCCTCCACAACTTGTTCCTGGGTTTTGAATTCACCTATATGATTCCTCAAACTAAACATATTCTCGTTATGACTGCCTGCCTAGCTTTCCTCACAG GCATCCTTCTGCTCTGTGCACTCCTACTGTATCAACAAATGATAAGTCAAGGTGAATCCGTGTACTACTCTAGTTACAAGATCACCTGGATCATTTTCACTGCCTACTTAAGCGTTTTCTTCTTAATCATCTCTG GATTCCTCTCTCTCCTACAGCACAAGCAGTCCGTCGACAGCTCTGCCAGCCTGACCACTATGCCTAAATCTGCCAGAGAAAGTCAGGTTATGGAGCAATCTGGGGCGTCTATCAAAGTTATTTCATTACCAGCAAGCACTGCAATGCCTCATAGTATTGTCCGTGTGCACTCCGCACAAACAAAAGAAGATGCTCCAGAAAGACCACAAGTCCAAGCACGTCATGTAACCTGGGCTCTATGA